The proteins below come from a single Bombus pyrosoma isolate SC7728 linkage group LG10, ASM1482585v1, whole genome shotgun sequence genomic window:
- the LOC122571605 gene encoding apolipoprotein D-like translates to MIGKIVLILSALALARAQIPSLGFCPDYVPMANFDMSKFLGIWYEAERYFQLTEVVSRCVMANYTLGPDGKYRVSNEVTNRFTGIKRVLDGEIKKAASKAEEGKLIVKYTIPLTPETKYSVLETDYDSYAVLWSCSGIGPFHTQNAWVMTRERLAPGTVLQKAYAVLDSYKISKTFFVKTDQQDCAYLDAPKPLEASEIQSDQAPVEAPQKDTENVRAAVVPDAPEVIVEMNTKEDEKLTKKPQTVENAKKKAVNTVPVRIMEVADAVKEDIPTKNANIKEEKSSELMKEAIDENMKQVEKIA, encoded by the exons ATGATCGGCAAGATAGTTCTGATACTTTCGGCTTTGGCTCTGGCTCGAGCCCAGATACCCAGTCTGGGTTTCTGTCCAGATTACGTACCTATGGCGAACTTTGACATGTCTAAG tttttGGGTATCTGGTACGAAGCCGAGAGATACTTTCAACTGACAGAAGTAGTATCGCGATGCGTAATGGCAAATTACACGTTGGGTCCTGACGGCAAGTACCGAGTCAGCAACGAAGTTACAAATAGATT cACGGGGATCAAGAGAGTGTTAGACGGTGAAATCAAGAAAGCTGCCTCGAAAGCCGAAGAAGGAAAACTAATCGTAAAATACACGATACCATTGACTCCTGAAACCAAATATTCTGTACTCGAAACGGATTACGATTCTTACGCGGTTCTGTGGAGTTGTTCCGGTATTGGCCCATTCCATACACAAAACGCCTGGGTTATGACAAGAGAAAGATTAGCACCGGGAACAGTCTTGCAGAAG GCTTACGCCGTCCTCGACAGctacaaaatttccaaaacgTTCTTCGTAAAGACGGACCAGCAAGACTGTGCTTACTTAGATGCGCCAAAACCATTGGAGGCATCAGAGATACAAAGCGATCAAGCTCCTGTTGAAGCACCGCAGAAAGATACGGAAAATGTTAGAGCCGCTGTAGTGCCAGATGCGCCGGAAGTGATCGTCGAAATGAACACGAAGGAGGACGAAAAGTTGACGAAAAAGCCTCAAACTGTTGAAAACGCGAAGAAGAAGGCGGTTAACACGGTTCCCGTTCGAATCATGGAAGTGGCTGACGCCGTGAAAGAAGATATACCGACGAAGAATGCGAACataaaagaggagaaaagcAGCGAGCTTATGAAAGAGGCAATCGACGAAAATATGAA
- the LOC122571602 gene encoding transcription factor Ken 2 isoform X2, producing the protein MLACVWHCASLHRHSTMYTDGLLTLHYGKHPATLAAEVGAWYTGDRHVDVTLACDDGSVVKAHRVVLAAASPLLASLLRNPALDHVVHLSGVRKTQLTHLLEFLYNGEALIPSTELTPLRELFELLQIKSELFEPNQPQTSSNSDPERIPTPQPSEGQESSSYESQYDGRQSNNPADCCSVLIKTEGCEEEPEVDVEGVEGETLLTENRESSIEPPRRRDSSDPVNLSLNSGTSTTSESSHDIVPRPEKQLLERRESLEEAEERRRQLAARLALGLEPGKRKPEEIPIPPAEAYIVTPHRKRRPGFHNAPAQNPAFVPFNPGFETPRRLQAPHPLSVSAPPYLDRSVTPPGASHRPPSADPASAAGLEPPWGSWALPAARAPPPPPTDDPPKSTPVREYRCSYCGKQFGMSWNLKTHLRVHTGEKPFACRLCVAMFKQKAHLLKHLCSVHRGVIAAPDNTFTCCFCSLSFDSLQELIRHLSGPHNNLLLSKNLHD; encoded by the exons ATGCTCGCGTGTGTGTGGCACTGCGCATCGTTACATCGACATAGT ACGATGTATACTGACGGTCTCCTGACGCTCCATTATGGGAAGCATCCAGCGACCTTGGCCGCGGAGGTTGGAGCCTGGTACACCGGGGACCGTCACGTGGACGTGACGTTAGCTTGCGACGATGGATCCGTCGTCAAGGCCCATCGAGTAGTTTTGGCTGCAGCTAGTCCCCTTTTGGCTAGTCTCCTTCGTAACCCCGCATTGGATCATGTGGTTCACTTGTCCGGGGTCCGAAAAACCCAGCTGACTCATTTGTTGGAATTTCTCTATAACGGAGAAGCTCTCATTCCA TCGACGGAGCTCACGCCGCTAAGGGAATTGTTCGAGCTTCTTCAAATTAAGTCGGAGCTGTTCGAGCCGAATCAACCTCAAACCTCTAGTAACTCCGACCCCGAAAGGATACCCACCCCTCAGCCCTCCGAAGGCCAGGAGAGTTCCAGCTACGAATCGCAGTACGACGGCAG GCAGTCGAACAATCCGGCGGACTGTTGCTCGGTACTCATAAAAACCGAGGGATGCGAGGAGGAACCAGAAGTGGACGTGGAAGGCGTCGAAGGTGAAACTCTCCTCACGGAGAATAGAGAAAGCAGTATAGAACCGCCTCGGCGGAGGGATAGTTCGGATCCCGTAAACCTAAGCTTAAATTCTGGAACTTCCACTACTAGCGAAAGTTCGCACGATATCGTACCTAG GCCAGAAAAGCAGTTACTGGAGAGGCGAGAATCTCTAGAGGAGGcggaagagagaaggaggcaATTAGCGGCTCGACTCGCGTTAGGCTTAGAACCGGGAAAGCGAAAACCCGAGGAAATACCTATCCCACCTGCGGAGGCGTATATCGTCACGCCTCATCGAAAACGAAGGCCAGGTTTTCACAATGCACCCGCTCAGAATCCAGCCTTTGTACCGTTCAATCCTGGATTCGAGACGCCGAGGCGGTTGCAAGCGCCACATCCCCTCAGCGTCTCGGCACCCCCGTACCTG GACAGATCAGTGACACCACCAGGAGCGTCGCATAGACCACCAAGCGCGGATCCAGCATCGGCGGCAGGCTTGGAACCACCTTGGGGTTCTTGGGCTTTGCCAGCGGCAAGAGCGCCACCACCTCCGCCGACGGATGACCCGCCAAAGTCTACTCCCGTTCGCGAATATCGGTGCAGTTATTGTGGCAAACAGTTCGGAATGTCTTGGAACTTGAAAACGCATTTGAGAGTGCATACGGGTGAAAAACCTTTCGCGTGTAGACTTTGCGTTGCTATGTTTAAGCAGAAAGCTCACCTGTTGAAGCATCTCTGCTCCGTTCACAGAGGCGTCATAGCCGCCCCTGACAATACCTTTACTTGTTGCTTCTGTTCGTTAAGTTTCGATAGTCTACAAGAGTTAATTAGGCATCTGTCAGGGCCGCATAATAATTTGCTACTCAGCAAAAATCTACACGACTAG
- the LOC122571602 gene encoding transcription factor Ken 2 isoform X3: MYTDGLLTLHYGKHPATLAAEVGAWYTGDRHVDVTLACDDGSVVKAHRVVLAAASPLLASLLRNPALDHVVHLSGVRKTQLTHLLEFLYNGEALIPSTELTPLRELFELLQIKSELFEPNQPQTSSNSDPERIPTPQPSEGQESSSYESQYDGRQSNNPADCCSVLIKTEGCEEEPEVDVEGVEGETLLTENRESSIEPPRRRDSSDPVNLSLNSGTSTTSESSHDIVPRPEKQLLERRESLEEAEERRRQLAARLALGLEPGKRKPEEIPIPPAEAYIVTPHRKRRPGFHNAPAQNPAFVPFNPGFETPRRLQAPHPLSVSAPPYLQDRSVTPPGASHRPPSADPASAAGLEPPWGSWALPAARAPPPPPTDDPPKSTPVREYRCSYCGKQFGMSWNLKTHLRVHTGEKPFACRLCVAMFKQKAHLLKHLCSVHRGVIAAPDNTFTCCFCSLSFDSLQELIRHLSGPHNNLLLSKNLHD, encoded by the exons ATGTATACTGACGGTCTCCTGACGCTCCATTATGGGAAGCATCCAGCGACCTTGGCCGCGGAGGTTGGAGCCTGGTACACCGGGGACCGTCACGTGGACGTGACGTTAGCTTGCGACGATGGATCCGTCGTCAAGGCCCATCGAGTAGTTTTGGCTGCAGCTAGTCCCCTTTTGGCTAGTCTCCTTCGTAACCCCGCATTGGATCATGTGGTTCACTTGTCCGGGGTCCGAAAAACCCAGCTGACTCATTTGTTGGAATTTCTCTATAACGGAGAAGCTCTCATTCCA TCGACGGAGCTCACGCCGCTAAGGGAATTGTTCGAGCTTCTTCAAATTAAGTCGGAGCTGTTCGAGCCGAATCAACCTCAAACCTCTAGTAACTCCGACCCCGAAAGGATACCCACCCCTCAGCCCTCCGAAGGCCAGGAGAGTTCCAGCTACGAATCGCAGTACGACGGCAG GCAGTCGAACAATCCGGCGGACTGTTGCTCGGTACTCATAAAAACCGAGGGATGCGAGGAGGAACCAGAAGTGGACGTGGAAGGCGTCGAAGGTGAAACTCTCCTCACGGAGAATAGAGAAAGCAGTATAGAACCGCCTCGGCGGAGGGATAGTTCGGATCCCGTAAACCTAAGCTTAAATTCTGGAACTTCCACTACTAGCGAAAGTTCGCACGATATCGTACCTAG GCCAGAAAAGCAGTTACTGGAGAGGCGAGAATCTCTAGAGGAGGcggaagagagaaggaggcaATTAGCGGCTCGACTCGCGTTAGGCTTAGAACCGGGAAAGCGAAAACCCGAGGAAATACCTATCCCACCTGCGGAGGCGTATATCGTCACGCCTCATCGAAAACGAAGGCCAGGTTTTCACAATGCACCCGCTCAGAATCCAGCCTTTGTACCGTTCAATCCTGGATTCGAGACGCCGAGGCGGTTGCAAGCGCCACATCCCCTCAGCGTCTCGGCACCCCCGTACCTG CAGGACAGATCAGTGACACCACCAGGAGCGTCGCATAGACCACCAAGCGCGGATCCAGCATCGGCGGCAGGCTTGGAACCACCTTGGGGTTCTTGGGCTTTGCCAGCGGCAAGAGCGCCACCACCTCCGCCGACGGATGACCCGCCAAAGTCTACTCCCGTTCGCGAATATCGGTGCAGTTATTGTGGCAAACAGTTCGGAATGTCTTGGAACTTGAAAACGCATTTGAGAGTGCATACGGGTGAAAAACCTTTCGCGTGTAGACTTTGCGTTGCTATGTTTAAGCAGAAAGCTCACCTGTTGAAGCATCTCTGCTCCGTTCACAGAGGCGTCATAGCCGCCCCTGACAATACCTTTACTTGTTGCTTCTGTTCGTTAAGTTTCGATAGTCTACAAGAGTTAATTAGGCATCTGTCAGGGCCGCATAATAATTTGCTACTCAGCAAAAATCTACACGACTAG
- the LOC122571602 gene encoding transcription factor Ken 2 isoform X1, which translates to MLACVWHCASLHRHSTMYTDGLLTLHYGKHPATLAAEVGAWYTGDRHVDVTLACDDGSVVKAHRVVLAAASPLLASLLRNPALDHVVHLSGVRKTQLTHLLEFLYNGEALIPSTELTPLRELFELLQIKSELFEPNQPQTSSNSDPERIPTPQPSEGQESSSYESQYDGRQSNNPADCCSVLIKTEGCEEEPEVDVEGVEGETLLTENRESSIEPPRRRDSSDPVNLSLNSGTSTTSESSHDIVPRPEKQLLERRESLEEAEERRRQLAARLALGLEPGKRKPEEIPIPPAEAYIVTPHRKRRPGFHNAPAQNPAFVPFNPGFETPRRLQAPHPLSVSAPPYLQDRSVTPPGASHRPPSADPASAAGLEPPWGSWALPAARAPPPPPTDDPPKSTPVREYRCSYCGKQFGMSWNLKTHLRVHTGEKPFACRLCVAMFKQKAHLLKHLCSVHRGVIAAPDNTFTCCFCSLSFDSLQELIRHLSGPHNNLLLSKNLHD; encoded by the exons ATGCTCGCGTGTGTGTGGCACTGCGCATCGTTACATCGACATAGT ACGATGTATACTGACGGTCTCCTGACGCTCCATTATGGGAAGCATCCAGCGACCTTGGCCGCGGAGGTTGGAGCCTGGTACACCGGGGACCGTCACGTGGACGTGACGTTAGCTTGCGACGATGGATCCGTCGTCAAGGCCCATCGAGTAGTTTTGGCTGCAGCTAGTCCCCTTTTGGCTAGTCTCCTTCGTAACCCCGCATTGGATCATGTGGTTCACTTGTCCGGGGTCCGAAAAACCCAGCTGACTCATTTGTTGGAATTTCTCTATAACGGAGAAGCTCTCATTCCA TCGACGGAGCTCACGCCGCTAAGGGAATTGTTCGAGCTTCTTCAAATTAAGTCGGAGCTGTTCGAGCCGAATCAACCTCAAACCTCTAGTAACTCCGACCCCGAAAGGATACCCACCCCTCAGCCCTCCGAAGGCCAGGAGAGTTCCAGCTACGAATCGCAGTACGACGGCAG GCAGTCGAACAATCCGGCGGACTGTTGCTCGGTACTCATAAAAACCGAGGGATGCGAGGAGGAACCAGAAGTGGACGTGGAAGGCGTCGAAGGTGAAACTCTCCTCACGGAGAATAGAGAAAGCAGTATAGAACCGCCTCGGCGGAGGGATAGTTCGGATCCCGTAAACCTAAGCTTAAATTCTGGAACTTCCACTACTAGCGAAAGTTCGCACGATATCGTACCTAG GCCAGAAAAGCAGTTACTGGAGAGGCGAGAATCTCTAGAGGAGGcggaagagagaaggaggcaATTAGCGGCTCGACTCGCGTTAGGCTTAGAACCGGGAAAGCGAAAACCCGAGGAAATACCTATCCCACCTGCGGAGGCGTATATCGTCACGCCTCATCGAAAACGAAGGCCAGGTTTTCACAATGCACCCGCTCAGAATCCAGCCTTTGTACCGTTCAATCCTGGATTCGAGACGCCGAGGCGGTTGCAAGCGCCACATCCCCTCAGCGTCTCGGCACCCCCGTACCTG CAGGACAGATCAGTGACACCACCAGGAGCGTCGCATAGACCACCAAGCGCGGATCCAGCATCGGCGGCAGGCTTGGAACCACCTTGGGGTTCTTGGGCTTTGCCAGCGGCAAGAGCGCCACCACCTCCGCCGACGGATGACCCGCCAAAGTCTACTCCCGTTCGCGAATATCGGTGCAGTTATTGTGGCAAACAGTTCGGAATGTCTTGGAACTTGAAAACGCATTTGAGAGTGCATACGGGTGAAAAACCTTTCGCGTGTAGACTTTGCGTTGCTATGTTTAAGCAGAAAGCTCACCTGTTGAAGCATCTCTGCTCCGTTCACAGAGGCGTCATAGCCGCCCCTGACAATACCTTTACTTGTTGCTTCTGTTCGTTAAGTTTCGATAGTCTACAAGAGTTAATTAGGCATCTGTCAGGGCCGCATAATAATTTGCTACTCAGCAAAAATCTACACGACTAG